The Malus domestica chromosome 10, GDT2T_hap1 genome contains a region encoding:
- the LOC103445300 gene encoding AT-hook motif nuclear-localized protein 25-like: MSGVDADPDAPTNTSPGAPSSAARRPRGRPPGAKNKPKPPLIIAQDTPNALTSHVLEVSSGSDVVESVMTYATRRGRGVCVLSGSGAVTNVNLRQPAVAVLPLGSSSTVLTMHGRFEILSLTGTCLPPPAPSGTSGLALYLAGGQGQVVGGSVVGPLRASGPVTLIVVSFANAVYDRLPLEEEEKEAPLPPLQATASQSSGVTGSGSGGDGYNLGMMRTFPGDVCGWNSGTS; this comes from the coding sequence ATGTCAGGCGTCGATGCTGATCCTGATGCACCCACCAACACAAGTCCAGGTGCGCCATCCTCCGCCGCTCGCCGGCCTCGAGGCCGTCCtcccggcgcaaagaacaagccCAAGCCGCCCCTCATAATCGCACAAGACACCCCAAATGCGCTCACATCTCATGTTCTTGAAGTTTCCTCCGGTTCAGACGTTGTCGAATCGGTGATGACCTACGCCACCCGCCGTGGCCGAGGCGTTTGCGTGCTGAGTGGAAGCGGTGCAGTGACTAATGTCAACCTGCGCCAGCCAGCCGTAGCAGTACTACCTTTAGGAAGCAGTAGTACTGTGCTGACGATGCACGGTCGTTTTGAAATCCTGTCTCTCACCGGCACGTGCCTGCCTCCACCGGCCCCATCTGGAACCAGTGGCTTGGCGCTATATCTGGCTGGTGGACAAGGACAGGTTGTTGGAGGGAGTGTTGTGGGACCCTTGAGGGCTTCAGGGCCTGTGACGTTGATTGTGGTTTCTTTTGCTAATGCAGTGTATGATAGGTTGCcgctggaggaggaggagaaggaggctCCACTACCGCCATTGCAAGCGACCGCTTCGCAATCTTCGGGAGTGACGGGCAGCGGTAGCGGTGGGGATGGGTACAATCTGGGGATGATGAGAACATTTCCTGGTGATGTATGTGGTTGGAATAGTGGGACTAGTTAG